Sequence from the Microbacterium sp. AZCO genome:
GCCGGCGCGGTCGCCGTGCTCTTGACCCTCGGCCACGGGCTCGAGCCCGCCGTGCGCGCCGTCGAGGGGTTCGCCGGCACCGTCCGCCGCTTCGAGCTGCACGGGGTGACCCGCGGGGTCAGCGTCTTCGACGACTACGCCCACCACCCCACCGAGGTCGCCGCGGCCCTGGCCGCCGCCCGCAGCGTCGTCGGCGACGGACGCCTCATCGCGATCCAGCAGCCGCACACGTATTCGCGGACGCAGGAGATGTACCGCGAGTTCGCCGAGGTGCTCGAGAGGTACGCCGATCACACCGTCATGCTGGACGTGTACGGCGCGCGTGAGGATCCCGTGCCGGGAGTCACCGGCGAGCTCGTCAGCGGCGCGTTCGACGATGCGAGCCATGTCGCGTACGTTCCCGACTGGCAGGCGGCCGCCGACTACACGGCGTCCGTCGCCCGCGAGGGGGACTACGTCATCACGCTCGGCTGCGGCGACGTCTACCGGATCATCCCGCAGGTGCTCGACGCGCTCGCCCGCACGACGCCGGGGGAGTAGGCCTCATGCGCCGGCCGACCCCGATCCCGCAGGCGCCGAGCCCCACCGCCGGTGCGTCAGGCGCCGGCGGCGCAGGTGGCCGTGACGGCGCCACGCCGGCGCGACAGCCGCAGACGTATGAGGCGTCGCCCGGCGTGACGATCTCGCCCGCAGAGCGCGACGAGACCATCGCCCCCGTCATCCCGATGGCGGCGCCCGCGGCGCTGCCCGACATGGCGCCGGGCGAGCAGGACGCTCCGGACGCTCCGGACGACGCCCCGCCGATCCGCCTCCGTGACGTGTGGAAGGCCGCCCGAGCACGCCGCAAGGCGCTGCGTGCCGAGGTCCGCCGCTTCACCGTGCGCCAGCGGCGCCGGCGGATGCTGTGGATCGGGACGGCGGCATCCCTTCTCCTGCTCGTCCTCACGACGCTCGCGGCGGCCTACAGCCCGCTGTTCGGCGTCGAGCGCATCACGGTCGAGGGCACGTCGCTGCTCGACCCGGCCGCTGTCGAGAAGGCCCTCTCGGAGCAGCTCGGCACGCCGCTGCCGCTCGTCGACGAGAGCGCCGTGAAGGCCGACCTCGTCGCCTTCCCGCTCGTGCAGTCGTACTCGCTCGAGGCGCGGCCGCCGCACGAGCTCGTCGTGCGGATCGTCGAGCGCCTGCCGATCGGGCTCATCAAGACGGCGGCCGGCTACACCCTCGTGGATGCCGCGGGCGTGGCGCTCTCGACGACCGAGACGCCGACCGCGGGCACGCCGCTGCTGACGATCTCGGGCGGAACGTCGTCGGCTGCGTTCGAGGCCGTGGGACAGGTCATGCGCACGCTGCCGGCCTCCATCCGCGATCAGGTCACGGCCATTGCGGCGTCGACACCGGACGACGTCACCCTGACGCTCGGCGGCACGAACACCGAGGTCATCTGGGGGAGCGCCGACCAGTCCGCGCTCAAGGCCTTCGTGCTCGAGACGACGATGAAGTCCCGGCCGCCCGCGACCGTCACGGCGTACGACGTGTCCTCGCCCGCCGCGGTCGTCGTCCGCTGACCCCTCGGGGCGTCCGAGCGCACGAATACTCGGCGCGATGTCGCGACACGCCCAGTCGCGTCCGGGCCGCGTGGATGCCTCCGCATACCTTCGATCTCAGGAATTGCATACCGGGCAATTCTTTATACCTCAACTAGAGGTTGAAGGTTCGGGGAACACGGAGGCCGGCATGAGCCAGAACCAGAACTACCTCGCCGTGATCAAAGTCGTCGGCGTCGGCGGCGGCGGCGTCAACGCGGTCAACCGCATGATCGAACTCGGTCTGCGCGGCGTGGAGTTCATCGCGATCAACACCGACGCGCAGGCGCTGCTGATGAGCGATGCCGACGTCAAGCTCGACGTCGGGCGCGAGCTGACTCGCGGACTCGGTGCGGGCGCCGACCCCGAGGTCGGGCGACGCGCGGCGGAGGATCACGCCGAAGAGATCGAAGAAGCCCTGCGCGGCGCCGACATGGTCTTCG
This genomic interval carries:
- a CDS encoding FtsQ-type POTRA domain-containing protein, producing the protein MRRPTPIPQAPSPTAGASGAGGAGGRDGATPARQPQTYEASPGVTISPAERDETIAPVIPMAAPAALPDMAPGEQDAPDAPDDAPPIRLRDVWKAARARRKALRAEVRRFTVRQRRRRMLWIGTAASLLLLVLTTLAAAYSPLFGVERITVEGTSLLDPAAVEKALSEQLGTPLPLVDESAVKADLVAFPLVQSYSLEARPPHELVVRIVERLPIGLIKTAAGYTLVDAAGVALSTTETPTAGTPLLTISGGTSSAAFEAVGQVMRTLPASIRDQVTAIAASTPDDVTLTLGGTNTEVIWGSADQSALKAFVLETTMKSRPPATVTAYDVSSPAAVVVR